In Phreatobacter stygius, a genomic segment contains:
- a CDS encoding AMP-binding protein has translation MEETEYLARLAALRARRWPKGWPDEPQYPFGKVLLTDYLRRWAVHQPDKTAVNFYGARLSYAELDRLSDRFAALLVEKGIGKGDRVAVYLPNCPQFFIAFYGILKLGAIHVPVNPMFKATELRYELIDTGARLILALDQLHDIVEEVRAETSLEHVITTSLGEMAPAKPEIPAPPALLLARREIAGAIDLLPALDTMTAAFTAPTDISLDDIAALNYTGGTTGMPKGCIHTQGDMLYTAAATVPFSLGIEPRSSYLCMLPVFWVAGEVFGLIFPIFAGSTVVLLARWDPVASMAAIDRYKVTHASFLVDGAVEILEHPDRGAYDLKSLERTGGISFVKKLNPDLRRRWRDLTGTTIREVAWGMTETHTCDTMNYGLDEDDFDLKSQPVFVGFPVPGTDFKICDFATGALKALGEEGEICIRTPSILKGYWNRPEENEMAFRDGWFHTGDIGVYDTDGILHFLGRRKEMLKVSGMSVFPGEIEAILGQFPGLLGSGVIGRPDEAKGEVPVAFVWLAEQHRTADGEAAFRAWCAKTLSSYKLPEIRFVAQLPMTETGKVKKEQLKDLL, from the coding sequence GTGGAGGAAACCGAATATCTGGCCCGGCTCGCCGCGCTGCGCGCGAGGCGCTGGCCGAAGGGATGGCCCGATGAGCCGCAATATCCTTTCGGCAAGGTGCTGCTGACCGACTATCTCAGGCGCTGGGCCGTGCATCAGCCGGACAAGACCGCCGTCAATTTTTATGGCGCCAGGCTCAGCTATGCCGAGCTCGATCGGCTGAGTGATCGCTTCGCGGCCTTGCTCGTGGAGAAGGGCATCGGCAAGGGCGACCGTGTCGCGGTCTATCTGCCGAACTGCCCGCAGTTCTTCATCGCCTTCTATGGGATCCTGAAGCTCGGTGCGATTCATGTCCCGGTCAATCCGATGTTCAAGGCGACCGAGCTTCGCTACGAACTGATCGATACCGGCGCGCGCCTGATCCTGGCGCTCGACCAGCTCCACGACATCGTCGAGGAGGTCCGCGCGGAGACGAGCCTCGAACATGTGATCACCACCTCGCTCGGCGAGATGGCGCCGGCCAAGCCGGAAATCCCGGCGCCGCCGGCACTGCTTCTGGCCAGGCGCGAGATCGCCGGCGCGATCGATCTTCTGCCGGCGCTTGACACGATGACGGCGGCCTTCACGGCCCCAACCGACATCAGCCTCGATGACATCGCGGCCCTCAACTATACCGGCGGCACGACCGGCATGCCCAAGGGCTGCATCCATACCCAGGGCGACATGCTCTATACGGCGGCTGCGACCGTACCCTTCTCGCTCGGCATCGAACCGCGCAGCTCCTATCTGTGCATGCTGCCGGTGTTCTGGGTCGCCGGCGAGGTCTTCGGCCTGATCTTCCCGATCTTTGCCGGCAGCACGGTCGTGCTGCTGGCGCGCTGGGACCCGGTTGCCAGCATGGCGGCGATCGACCGCTACAAGGTCACCCATGCGAGCTTCCTGGTCGACGGCGCCGTCGAGATCCTGGAGCATCCGGACCGCGGCGCCTATGATCTCAAGAGCCTCGAGCGCACCGGCGGCATTTCGTTCGTCAAGAAGCTGAACCCGGACCTGCGCCGCCGCTGGCGAGATCTGACCGGCACGACCATCCGCGAAGTCGCCTGGGGCATGACCGAGACCCATACCTGCGACACGATGAACTACGGTCTCGACGAGGATGATTTCGATCTGAAATCTCAGCCGGTCTTCGTCGGCTTCCCGGTGCCGGGTACCGACTTCAAGATCTGCGACTTCGCGACCGGTGCACTCAAAGCCCTCGGCGAGGAAGGCGAGATCTGCATCCGCACGCCCTCCATCCTCAAGGGCTACTGGAACCGCCCGGAAGAGAACGAGATGGCCTTCCGCGACGGCTGGTTCCACACCGGCGACATCGGCGTTTACGACACCGACGGCATCCTGCACTTCCTCGGCCGCCGCAAGGAGATGCTGAAGGTCAGCGGCATGAGCGTCTTCCCGGGCGAGATCGAGGCGATCCTCGGCCAGTTCCCGGGATTGCTCGGCAGCGGCGTCATCGGCCGCCCGGACGAGGCGAAGGGCGAGGTGCCGGTGGCCTTCGTCTGGCTCGCCGAACAACACCGCACCGCTGACGGCGAGGCGGCTTTCCGGGCCTGGTGCGCCAAAACGCTGTCCAGCTACAAGCTGCCGGAAATCCGGTTCGTCGCCCAATTGCCGATGACCGAAACCGGCAAGGTCAAGAAAGAACAATTGAAGGACCTTCTCTAG
- a CDS encoding TetR/AcrR family transcriptional regulator has protein sequence MPKKPNPKPARLADLPAGKRMPGRPRRATNASPESTRDSLLDAAIDLFARYGYDPVTTGAVAKAAGLTQSMVHYHFGSKSKLWEAAIDRLMRRRGQMFRATARDLIGLDPVEKLKLLTRRLIEANASNPDYVRIAIHEGMTRSPRLKWLARNYITSGFQVFDETVREAIEAGAIRDMPVHDVTNAVTSAASLTLSLGSLIEELYGIDMAEPDRVSSFSDSVIRILFDGLLARPETPKRPPEGKPRPAGRPRASRADLAG, from the coding sequence ATGCCCAAGAAACCGAATCCGAAACCGGCCAGGCTTGCAGATCTTCCGGCCGGCAAGCGCATGCCCGGCCGGCCGCGCCGCGCAACCAATGCCTCGCCGGAAAGCACCCGCGACAGCCTGCTCGACGCCGCGATCGATCTGTTCGCCCGCTACGGCTACGATCCGGTGACCACCGGTGCGGTCGCCAAGGCGGCGGGCCTGACCCAGTCGATGGTGCATTACCATTTCGGCTCGAAGTCCAAATTGTGGGAAGCGGCGATCGACCGGCTGATGCGCCGGCGCGGCCAGATGTTCCGGGCCACCGCGCGCGACCTCATCGGCCTCGATCCGGTCGAGAAGCTGAAGCTTCTGACACGGCGCCTGATCGAGGCCAATGCATCCAATCCGGACTATGTCCGCATCGCGATCCACGAGGGGATGACCCGCAGCCCGCGCCTGAAATGGCTGGCGCGCAACTATATCACGTCCGGCTTCCAGGTCTTCGACGAGACCGTCCGGGAGGCCATCGAAGCCGGCGCGATCCGCGACATGCCGGTTCACGACGTGACCAATGCCGTCACCTCGGCCGCATCGCTGACCTTGAGCCTCGGCTCGCTGATCGAAGAGCTCTACGGCATCGACATGGCTGAACCCGATCGCGTCAGTTCGTTCAGCGACAGCGTGATCCGCATCCTGTTCGACGGACTTCTGGCAAGGCCGGAGACGCCGAAGCGCCCGCCGGAGGGGAAGCCTCGGCCGGCCGGAAGGCCGCGCGCAAGCCGGGCCGATCTCGCCGGCTGA
- a CDS encoding AMP-binding protein, whose protein sequence is MPDHRAVPARADCVLRALVDRHAAEMPDKPFVVLQDGGRLTYGALRDEVRSAARGLQDLGVSQGDPVLVWLPNGIDGLRLWFAINYIGAVYVPINTAYRGGILEHVVRNSGAKLMIAHGGLVERLAGTDTAALETLVVLHGSPAPVGGLAVLPAERLVGAGDVLPLERPIEPWDTQSIIYTSGTTGPSKGVLSSYAHLFAMGNALIADGEGVPFLGRDDCFMVNLPMFHVGGTAPSYAMLVKGGAIALLEAFDTASFWTTVKETGTTSVILLGVMATFLVKQPAIPGERETPLKHVIIIPLTAEGVAFRERFGTDTHTLFNMSEVSCPLIAELNPAVVATCGRPRKGVEVRLVDAHDCAVAPGEIGELIIRTDSPWALNHGYNGDAAATARAWRNGWFHTGDAFRIDGAGNYFFVDRFKDSIRRRGENVSSFEVEMEVCSHAAIREAAAVAVPSQFGEDDILVAVSLVEAQSFDPAELLAFLTPRMAHFMVPRYIRVVDELPKTPTRKVEKYLIRQQGVTEDTWDREAAGIVVKREKLTS, encoded by the coding sequence ATGCCTGATCATCGTGCCGTACCCGCCCGGGCCGATTGCGTGCTGCGCGCGCTCGTCGACCGCCATGCCGCCGAGATGCCGGATAAGCCCTTCGTGGTGCTGCAGGACGGCGGCAGGCTGACCTATGGCGCATTGCGCGACGAGGTCAGGAGTGCCGCGCGCGGCCTGCAGGACCTCGGCGTGAGCCAGGGCGATCCCGTCCTGGTCTGGCTGCCGAACGGCATCGACGGCCTCAGGCTCTGGTTCGCGATCAACTATATCGGCGCGGTCTATGTGCCGATCAACACGGCCTATCGGGGCGGCATCCTGGAACATGTCGTCAGGAATTCCGGCGCGAAACTGATGATCGCCCATGGCGGGCTGGTCGAGCGCCTCGCCGGCACGGACACGGCGGCGCTCGAGACACTGGTGGTGCTGCATGGTTCGCCGGCGCCGGTGGGAGGTCTCGCCGTGCTTCCCGCCGAGCGGCTCGTCGGCGCGGGCGACGTGCTGCCGCTCGAACGGCCGATCGAACCCTGGGACACCCAGAGCATCATCTACACCTCCGGAACCACCGGTCCGTCGAAAGGGGTTCTGTCGTCCTATGCGCATCTTTTCGCCATGGGCAACGCGCTGATCGCCGACGGCGAGGGCGTGCCGTTTCTCGGGCGCGACGACTGCTTCATGGTCAATCTGCCGATGTTCCACGTCGGCGGCACGGCGCCGTCCTACGCCATGCTGGTGAAAGGCGGCGCGATCGCGCTCCTGGAGGCCTTCGACACCGCCTCGTTCTGGACGACGGTCAAAGAGACTGGAACGACCTCGGTCATCCTGCTCGGGGTGATGGCGACATTCCTGGTCAAGCAGCCGGCGATCCCGGGCGAGCGCGAGACGCCGCTCAAACACGTCATCATCATTCCGCTGACCGCCGAGGGCGTGGCTTTCCGCGAGCGCTTCGGCACCGATACCCACACGCTGTTCAACATGAGCGAAGTGTCGTGCCCGTTGATCGCCGAACTGAACCCGGCCGTCGTCGCGACCTGCGGGCGGCCGCGCAAGGGCGTCGAGGTCAGGCTCGTCGACGCCCATGATTGTGCGGTCGCGCCGGGCGAAATCGGCGAACTGATCATCCGCACCGACAGCCCATGGGCGCTCAACCACGGCTATAACGGCGATGCCGCGGCGACCGCGCGGGCCTGGCGCAACGGCTGGTTCCACACCGGCGATGCTTTCCGTATCGACGGCGCGGGCAATTATTTCTTCGTCGACCGGTTCAAGGATTCGATCCGTCGGCGCGGCGAGAACGTCTCGTCTTTCGAGGTCGAGATGGAGGTCTGCTCTCACGCCGCGATCCGCGAGGCGGCGGCCGTCGCCGTCCCCAGCCAATTCGGGGAAGACGATATCCTGGTCGCTGTCTCGCTGGTCGAGGCGCAGAGCTTCGATCCGGCCGAGCTGCTTGCCTTTCTGACCCCGCGCATGGCCCATTTCATGGTGCCACGCTACATCCGGGTGGTCGACGAACTGCCGAAGACGCCAACCCGCAAGGTCGAGAAATATCTGATCCGGCAGCAGGGCGTCACCGAAGACACCTGGGATCGCGAGGCGGCCGGTATCGTCGTCAAGCGCGAGAAGCTGACAAGCTAG
- a CDS encoding acetyl-CoA carboxylase family protein, translating to MFRKLLIANRGEVAVRIARAASELGIESIAVYAAEDAASLHLRRADAAVALPGAGAAAYLDIKAVVAAAVAAGCDAVHPGYGFLAEHAGFARACAAAGLTFVGPSPETLDLFGDKGAARRLAREAGVPLAAGTEGATSLDEAEAFMASLAGRPIMVKAVAGGGGRGMRVVERRADLAEAYRRAGSEAKAAFGSDALYVEELIRPARHVEIQVLGDVTGQAIHLFERECSLQRRHQKLVEIAPAPGLDPALRDAIAAAAVKLAVTARTHTLCTFEFLVEAAAGQAGRFVFMEANPRLQVEHTVTEEVMGIDLVQTQLRLAAGRSLAELGLSQDAVGRPRGMAVELRINMERIGPDGSAAPTGGTLRAFDPPGGSGIRVESFGYAGYRTTTSFDPLLAKVIAFAPSGRLEDALGRAYRALSEFRIEGVGTNQGFLQSLIMRPEVIAGAFDTGFVERHSADLVSAAGRHPRLYAPAGETVGATGASETLLVAPAGAVAVVSPMGGRVVSFEVAEGDAVRAGQPVVIIEAMKMEHVVTASETGFIRLLAGAAGDNVVADQPLIFIEPGDVDLADDDGSEAHRADHVRADLAEVRARNEALLDHMRPAAVARRRKTGQRTARENIADLCDAGSFVEYGGLALAAQRRRRPLDELMEMSPADGLVTGIGAVNGALFGEAARCMAMSYDYTVFAGTQGFMNHKKMDRMFRLAGEWRLPLVIFAEGGGGRPGETDYMGVAGLDVPTFRMLARLSGQAPTVAIVSGRCFAGNAAIAGCCDVIIATENANLGMGGPAMIEGGGLGVFKPEEVGPMSVQAPNGVVDILVRDEAAAVAAARQYLSYFQGPVADWTCPDQDLLRRAIPENRLRAYDIRAVIDRLADTGSVLELRPAHGIGMITALIRVEGRPLGLIANNPKHLGGAIDAEGAEKAARFIELCEGYGLPILSLCDTPGFMVGPEAETTALVRRVARLFLSGANATVPMLTIVLRKGYGLGAQGMAAGSFQAPLFIVAWPTGEFGGMGLEGAVKLGYRNELAAIADPVEQKAVYDRHVAELYERGKAVNMASFLEIDGVIDPAESRHWIMRALKSLPRAPEQTGKRRPFIAPR from the coding sequence ATGTTCAGGAAGTTGTTGATTGCCAACCGGGGCGAGGTTGCGGTTCGGATCGCCCGGGCGGCAAGCGAACTCGGCATCGAGAGCATCGCGGTCTATGCCGCCGAGGACGCGGCTTCGCTGCACCTGCGCCGCGCGGATGCCGCGGTGGCGCTGCCGGGCGCCGGGGCCGCGGCCTATCTGGACATCAAGGCGGTGGTCGCTGCGGCGGTGGCGGCGGGCTGTGACGCCGTGCATCCGGGCTATGGCTTCCTGGCGGAACATGCCGGCTTTGCCAGGGCTTGCGCGGCGGCGGGCCTGACCTTCGTTGGGCCGAGCCCCGAGACGCTGGATCTGTTCGGCGACAAGGGCGCCGCGCGGCGCCTGGCGCGCGAGGCCGGCGTGCCGCTGGCGGCGGGCACGGAGGGCGCGACCAGCCTCGACGAGGCCGAGGCCTTCATGGCGTCGCTCGCCGGCCGGCCGATCATGGTCAAGGCGGTGGCCGGCGGTGGCGGCCGCGGCATGCGGGTGGTCGAAAGGCGCGCCGATCTCGCCGAGGCCTACCGGCGGGCCGGCTCGGAGGCCAAGGCGGCCTTTGGGTCGGACGCGCTTTATGTCGAGGAACTGATCCGGCCGGCGCGCCATGTCGAGATCCAGGTCCTGGGCGATGTGACCGGCCAGGCGATCCACCTGTTCGAGCGCGAATGCAGCCTGCAGCGCCGCCACCAGAAGCTCGTCGAGATCGCGCCGGCGCCGGGGCTCGATCCGGCCCTGCGCGATGCGATCGCGGCAGCCGCCGTGAAGCTCGCCGTGACGGCGCGGACCCACACCCTGTGCACTTTCGAATTCCTGGTGGAAGCGGCGGCGGGGCAGGCGGGCCGTTTCGTGTTCATGGAGGCCAATCCGCGGCTGCAGGTCGAGCACACGGTCACCGAGGAGGTGATGGGCATCGATCTGGTGCAGACCCAGCTGCGGCTGGCCGCCGGCCGCTCCCTCGCCGAGCTCGGGCTGAGCCAGGACGCGGTCGGCCGGCCGCGCGGCATGGCGGTCGAGCTTCGGATCAATATGGAGCGGATCGGACCGGACGGATCGGCGGCGCCGACCGGCGGCACGCTCAGGGCCTTCGATCCGCCTGGTGGTTCCGGGATCCGGGTGGAGAGCTTCGGTTATGCCGGCTACCGGACAACGACCAGCTTCGACCCGCTGCTCGCCAAGGTGATCGCCTTTGCGCCATCGGGACGGCTGGAGGATGCGCTGGGCCGCGCCTATCGGGCGCTCAGCGAATTCCGCATCGAGGGTGTCGGCACCAACCAGGGCTTCTTGCAGAGCCTGATCATGCGGCCGGAGGTGATCGCCGGCGCGTTCGATACCGGCTTCGTCGAGCGGCATTCGGCCGACCTGGTTTCCGCGGCGGGGCGGCACCCCAGGCTTTATGCGCCGGCCGGCGAGACGGTCGGAGCGACGGGGGCAAGCGAGACGCTGCTGGTCGCACCGGCGGGCGCGGTTGCGGTGGTGTCGCCCATGGGCGGTCGAGTGGTGAGCTTCGAGGTTGCCGAAGGTGATGCCGTCAGGGCCGGTCAGCCGGTGGTGATCATCGAGGCCATGAAGATGGAACATGTGGTCACCGCGAGCGAAACCGGTTTCATCCGGCTCCTCGCCGGCGCCGCCGGCGACAATGTCGTCGCCGACCAGCCGCTGATCTTCATCGAACCGGGCGATGTCGACCTCGCCGACGATGACGGCAGCGAGGCGCATCGCGCCGATCATGTCCGCGCCGATCTCGCCGAGGTTCGGGCCCGGAACGAGGCGCTGCTCGACCACATGCGGCCAGCCGCCGTCGCCAGGCGCCGCAAGACCGGCCAGCGCACGGCGCGGGAGAACATCGCCGACCTCTGCGACGCCGGGTCCTTCGTCGAATATGGCGGCCTGGCCCTGGCGGCGCAGCGCCGGCGCCGGCCACTCGACGAGCTCATGGAGATGAGCCCGGCGGACGGGCTCGTCACCGGCATTGGCGCCGTCAACGGCGCGCTGTTCGGCGAGGCCGCACGCTGCATGGCGATGTCCTACGACTACACGGTGTTCGCCGGCACCCAGGGCTTCATGAACCACAAGAAGATGGACCGGATGTTCCGGCTCGCCGGTGAATGGCGGCTGCCCCTGGTGATCTTCGCCGAGGGTGGCGGCGGGCGTCCCGGCGAGACCGATTACATGGGCGTCGCCGGCCTTGACGTTCCGACCTTCCGGATGCTCGCCCGGCTGAGCGGCCAGGCCCCGACGGTGGCCATCGTCTCCGGCCGCTGCTTTGCCGGCAACGCTGCCATCGCCGGTTGCTGCGACGTGATCATCGCGACCGAAAACGCCAATCTCGGCATGGGTGGCCCGGCCATGATCGAGGGCGGCGGGCTCGGGGTCTTCAAGCCCGAGGAGGTTGGGCCGATGAGTGTCCAGGCGCCGAACGGCGTCGTCGACATCCTGGTCAGGGACGAGGCCGCGGCGGTCGCCGCCGCCAGGCAATATCTGTCCTATTTCCAGGGGCCGGTTGCCGACTGGACCTGTCCGGACCAGGACCTGCTGCGCCGTGCCATCCCGGAAAACCGGCTGCGCGCCTATGACATCCGGGCCGTCATCGATCGTCTCGCCGACACGGGATCGGTGCTGGAACTGCGCCCTGCCCATGGCATCGGCATGATCACCGCGCTGATCCGTGTCGAAGGCCGGCCGCTCGGCCTGATCGCCAACAACCCCAAACATCTGGGTGGTGCGATCGATGCCGAGGGCGCCGAAAAGGCGGCGCGTTTCATCGAGCTCTGCGAAGGTTATGGGCTGCCGATCTTGTCGCTCTGCGACACGCCCGGCTTCATGGTCGGGCCGGAGGCGGAGACCACCGCGCTGGTGCGCCGGGTCGCCCGCCTGTTCCTGTCGGGCGCCAATGCGACGGTGCCGATGCTGACCATCGTGCTGCGCAAGGGCTACGGGCTCGGCGCCCAGGGCATGGCCGCCGGCAGTTTCCAGGCGCCGCTGTTCATCGTCGCCTGGCCAACCGGCGAGTTCGGCGGCATGGGGCTGGAGGGCGCGGTCAAGCTCGGCTATCGCAACGAGCTCGCGGCGATCGCCGATCCGGTCGAGCAGAAGGCCGTCTATGACCGGCACGTCGCCGAACTCTACGAGCGCGGCAAGGCCGTCAACATGGCCTCTTTCCTCGAGATCGACGGGGTGATCGACCCGGCGGAATCGCGCCACTGGATCATGCGGGCGCTAAAATCGCTTCCGCGAGCTCCGGAGCAGACGGGCAAGCGGCGGCCGTTCATCGCGCCGCGCTAG